From Tamandua tetradactyla isolate mTamTet1 chromosome 26, mTamTet1.pri, whole genome shotgun sequence, a single genomic window includes:
- the TLR3 gene encoding toll-like receptor 3 isoform X1: MKDRIMEQSLYYHINLFWRLLPFWMLCTSSANKCTVRHQVANCSHLKLTQVPDDLPVNVTVLNLTHNQLRRLPAANLTRYNQLTTLDGGFNSISKLEPELCQNLPLLKVLNLQHNELSQLSDKTFIFCSSLTELHLMSNSIHKIQNNPFKDLKNLIKLDLSHNSLSSTRLGTQLQLENLQELLLSHNKIYALAYEELDFLGNTSLKNLELSSNQIKEFSPGCFRAIGKLYGLSLNNAQLGPDLTEKLCLELSYTSIQTLSLSNTHLYKTSNTTFIGLKQTNLTMLDLSYNSLNMIANGSFTWLPYLEYFILEYNNIEHLFSHSFHGLFNVRYLNLKQSFIKQSISLASVPKIDDFSFQWLKCLEYLNMEDNHFSGIKRNMFTGLANLKYLSLSSSFTRLGTLTNETFSSLAHSPLLVLNLTRNKISKIEGGAFSWLGHLKVLDLGLNEIGQELTGQEWRGLENIIEIYLSYNKYLHLTSNSFTLVPSLQRLLLRRVACKNLDISPSPFRPLHNLTILDLSNNNIANLNDEMLAGLEKLEILNLQHNNLARIWKHSNPGGPVFFLKGLSRLHILNLESNGFDDMPAEIYKDLSELKSIDLGLNNLNVLPPSLFDNQLSLKSLNLQKNLITSVEKNVFGPAFKNLTNLDMRFNPFDCTCESIAWFVNWINGTRTNIVELSNHYLCNTPPQYRGFPVMLFDTAPCKDSAPFELLFMINTSILLIFTFFALLIHFEGWRISFYWNVAVNRVLGFKEIERQPEQFEYAAYVVHAHHNKDWVWEHFVLIEEQDPSLKFCLEERDFEAGVLELEAIVNSIRRSRKIIFVITRHLLQDPLCKRFKVHHAVQQAIKQNLDSIILIFLEEIPDYKLNHALCLRRGMFKSRCILNWPVQKERINAFHHQLQVALGSRNTAH; the protein is encoded by the exons ATgaag GACAGAATCATGGAACAGAGTTTGTATTATCATATCAACCTGTTTTGGAGACTGTTGCCCTTTTGGATGCTGTGTACATCCTCTGCCAACAAATGCACTGTTAGGCACCAAGTAGCTAACTGCAGCCATTTGAAGTTGACTCAAGTACCTGACGACCTCCCAGTAAATGTAACAGTGTTGAACCTTACCCATAACCAACTCAGAAGATTACCAGCTGCCAATTTGACTAGATACAACCAACTTACCACCTTGGATGGAGGATTCAACTCCATCTCAAAACTGGAGCCAGAATTGTGCCAAAACCTCCCTTTGTTGAAAGTTttgaacctccaacacaatgagCTATCTCAACTTTCTGACAAAACCTTTATTTTCTGCTCGAGCTTGACGGAACTCCATCTAATGTCCAACTCAAtccataaaattcaaaataatccCTTTAAAGACCTGAAG AATTTAATCAAATTAGATCTATCTCACAATAGTCTATCATCTACAAGATTAGGAACACAGCTCCAACTGGAAAATCTCCAAGAGCTTCTATTATCACATAATAAAATTTATGCCTTAGCATATGAAGAACTTGATTTCCTTGGCaatacatctttaaaaaatttagaattatcaTCAAATCAAATTAAAGAG TTCTCTCCAGGGTGTTTTCGTGCAATTGGAAAATTATATGGCCTCTCTTTGAACAATGCCCAACTGGGTCCTGATCTCACTGAGAAGCTTTGTTTGGAATTATCATATACCAGCATTCAGACTCTGTCTCTGAGCAACACCCATCTGTACAAGACAAGCAATACGACTTTCATTGGGCTAAAGCAGACAAATCTCACCATGCTTGATCTTTCCTATAACAGTTTAAATATGATTGCGAATGGTTCCTTTACTTGGCTCCcatatttggaatatttcattcTGGAGTATAATAATATAgagcatttattttctcactcttttcatgggcttttcaATGTGAGATACCTGAATTTGAAGCAATCTTTTATTAAACAAAGTATTTCCCTTGCTTCGGTTCCCAAGAttgatgatttttcttttcagtggctAAAATGTTTAGAGTACCTTAACATGGAAGATAATCATTTTTCAGGCATAAAACGCAATATGTTCACGGGATTGGCAAATCTGAAATACCTAAGTCTATCCAGTTCCTTCACAAGACTGGGCACCTTAACAaatgaaacattttcatcactcgcTCATTCTCCTTTACTTGTACTGAATCTAACCAGAAATAAAATCTCGAAAATAGAAGGTGGCGCTTTTTCTTGGTTGGGCCACCTAAAGGTACTTGATCTTGGTCTTAATGAAATTGGACAAGAACTCACAGGCCAGGAGTGGAGAGGTCTGGAAAATATCATTGAAATCTATCTTTCCTACAACAAATACCTACATCTGACTAGTAACTCGTTCACCCTGGTTCCAAGCCTTCAACGACTACTGCTGAGAAGGGTGGCCTGTAAAAATTTGGATATCTCCCCTTCACCTTTCCGCCCCCTTCATAACTTGACAATTCTGGATCTCAGCAACAACAATATAGCTAACCTAAATGATGAAATGTTGGCAGGTCTGGAGAAACTTGAGATTCTGAATCTGCAGCACAACAACTTAGCACGGATCTGGAAACACTCAAACCCTGGTGGCCCTGTCTTCTTTTTAAAGGGTCTTTCTCGCCTCCACATACTTAACTTAGAGTCTAATGGCTTTGACGACATGCCAGCAGAGATTTACAAGGACTTATCTGAATTAAAGAGCATCGATTTAGGATTGAATAATCTAAACGTGCTTCCACCATCTTTATTTGATAATCAGCTGTCTCTAAAATCTTTGAACCTTCAGAAGAATCTTATAACATCAGTCGAAAAGAATGTTTTTGGACCAGCGTTCAAGAACTTAACTAATTTGGATATGCGCTTTAATCCCTTTGACTGCACGTGTGAAAGCATTGCCTGGTTTGTTAATTGGATTAACGGGACACGTACAAACATCGTCGAGCTTTCCAATCATTACCTCTGTAACACCCCACCTCAATATCGTGGTTTCCCAGTGATGCTCTTTGACACTGCCCCCTGCAAAGACAGTGCCCCCTTTGAACTACTGTTCATGATAAACACCAGTATCCTCTTGATTTTTACCTTCTTTGCCCTGCTCATCCATTTTGAGGGGTGGAGGATATCTTTCTATTGGAATGTTGCAGTGAATCGTGTTCTTGGttttaaagaaatagagagaCAGCCGGAGCAGTTTGAATATGCAGCCTACGTGGTTCATGCCCACCACAATAAAGATTGGGTCTGGGAACACTTCGTCCTGATAGAAGAACAAGATCCGTCTCTGAAATTTTGTCTGGAAGAAAGGGACTTTGAGGCAGGTGTCCTTGAACTGGAAGCAATTGTTAATAGCATCAGGAGgagcagaaaaattatttttgtcataACACGGCACCTATTACAAGATCCATTATGCAAAAG aTTCAAGGTGCACCACGCAGTTCAGCAAGCTATTAAACAAAACCTGGATTCTATCATACTGATCTTTCTTGAAGAGATTCCAGATTATAAATTGAACCACGCACTCTGTTTGCGAAGAGGAATGTTTAAATCTCGGTGCATCTTGAACTGGCCAGttcaaaaagaaaggataaatgcTTTTCATCATCAGTTGCAAGTAGCACTAGGATCCAGGAATACAGcacattaa
- the TLR3 gene encoding toll-like receptor 3 isoform X2: protein MKDRIMEQSLYYHINLFWRLLPFWMLCTSSANKCTVRHQVANCSHLKLTQVPDDLPVNVTVLNLTHNQLRRLPAANLTRYNQLTTLDGGFNSISKLEPELCQNLPLLKVLNLQHNELSQLSDKTFIFCSSLTELHLMSNSIHKIQNNPFKDLKFSPGCFRAIGKLYGLSLNNAQLGPDLTEKLCLELSYTSIQTLSLSNTHLYKTSNTTFIGLKQTNLTMLDLSYNSLNMIANGSFTWLPYLEYFILEYNNIEHLFSHSFHGLFNVRYLNLKQSFIKQSISLASVPKIDDFSFQWLKCLEYLNMEDNHFSGIKRNMFTGLANLKYLSLSSSFTRLGTLTNETFSSLAHSPLLVLNLTRNKISKIEGGAFSWLGHLKVLDLGLNEIGQELTGQEWRGLENIIEIYLSYNKYLHLTSNSFTLVPSLQRLLLRRVACKNLDISPSPFRPLHNLTILDLSNNNIANLNDEMLAGLEKLEILNLQHNNLARIWKHSNPGGPVFFLKGLSRLHILNLESNGFDDMPAEIYKDLSELKSIDLGLNNLNVLPPSLFDNQLSLKSLNLQKNLITSVEKNVFGPAFKNLTNLDMRFNPFDCTCESIAWFVNWINGTRTNIVELSNHYLCNTPPQYRGFPVMLFDTAPCKDSAPFELLFMINTSILLIFTFFALLIHFEGWRISFYWNVAVNRVLGFKEIERQPEQFEYAAYVVHAHHNKDWVWEHFVLIEEQDPSLKFCLEERDFEAGVLELEAIVNSIRRSRKIIFVITRHLLQDPLCKRFKVHHAVQQAIKQNLDSIILIFLEEIPDYKLNHALCLRRGMFKSRCILNWPVQKERINAFHHQLQVALGSRNTAH, encoded by the exons ATgaag GACAGAATCATGGAACAGAGTTTGTATTATCATATCAACCTGTTTTGGAGACTGTTGCCCTTTTGGATGCTGTGTACATCCTCTGCCAACAAATGCACTGTTAGGCACCAAGTAGCTAACTGCAGCCATTTGAAGTTGACTCAAGTACCTGACGACCTCCCAGTAAATGTAACAGTGTTGAACCTTACCCATAACCAACTCAGAAGATTACCAGCTGCCAATTTGACTAGATACAACCAACTTACCACCTTGGATGGAGGATTCAACTCCATCTCAAAACTGGAGCCAGAATTGTGCCAAAACCTCCCTTTGTTGAAAGTTttgaacctccaacacaatgagCTATCTCAACTTTCTGACAAAACCTTTATTTTCTGCTCGAGCTTGACGGAACTCCATCTAATGTCCAACTCAAtccataaaattcaaaataatccCTTTAAAGACCTGAAG TTCTCTCCAGGGTGTTTTCGTGCAATTGGAAAATTATATGGCCTCTCTTTGAACAATGCCCAACTGGGTCCTGATCTCACTGAGAAGCTTTGTTTGGAATTATCATATACCAGCATTCAGACTCTGTCTCTGAGCAACACCCATCTGTACAAGACAAGCAATACGACTTTCATTGGGCTAAAGCAGACAAATCTCACCATGCTTGATCTTTCCTATAACAGTTTAAATATGATTGCGAATGGTTCCTTTACTTGGCTCCcatatttggaatatttcattcTGGAGTATAATAATATAgagcatttattttctcactcttttcatgggcttttcaATGTGAGATACCTGAATTTGAAGCAATCTTTTATTAAACAAAGTATTTCCCTTGCTTCGGTTCCCAAGAttgatgatttttcttttcagtggctAAAATGTTTAGAGTACCTTAACATGGAAGATAATCATTTTTCAGGCATAAAACGCAATATGTTCACGGGATTGGCAAATCTGAAATACCTAAGTCTATCCAGTTCCTTCACAAGACTGGGCACCTTAACAaatgaaacattttcatcactcgcTCATTCTCCTTTACTTGTACTGAATCTAACCAGAAATAAAATCTCGAAAATAGAAGGTGGCGCTTTTTCTTGGTTGGGCCACCTAAAGGTACTTGATCTTGGTCTTAATGAAATTGGACAAGAACTCACAGGCCAGGAGTGGAGAGGTCTGGAAAATATCATTGAAATCTATCTTTCCTACAACAAATACCTACATCTGACTAGTAACTCGTTCACCCTGGTTCCAAGCCTTCAACGACTACTGCTGAGAAGGGTGGCCTGTAAAAATTTGGATATCTCCCCTTCACCTTTCCGCCCCCTTCATAACTTGACAATTCTGGATCTCAGCAACAACAATATAGCTAACCTAAATGATGAAATGTTGGCAGGTCTGGAGAAACTTGAGATTCTGAATCTGCAGCACAACAACTTAGCACGGATCTGGAAACACTCAAACCCTGGTGGCCCTGTCTTCTTTTTAAAGGGTCTTTCTCGCCTCCACATACTTAACTTAGAGTCTAATGGCTTTGACGACATGCCAGCAGAGATTTACAAGGACTTATCTGAATTAAAGAGCATCGATTTAGGATTGAATAATCTAAACGTGCTTCCACCATCTTTATTTGATAATCAGCTGTCTCTAAAATCTTTGAACCTTCAGAAGAATCTTATAACATCAGTCGAAAAGAATGTTTTTGGACCAGCGTTCAAGAACTTAACTAATTTGGATATGCGCTTTAATCCCTTTGACTGCACGTGTGAAAGCATTGCCTGGTTTGTTAATTGGATTAACGGGACACGTACAAACATCGTCGAGCTTTCCAATCATTACCTCTGTAACACCCCACCTCAATATCGTGGTTTCCCAGTGATGCTCTTTGACACTGCCCCCTGCAAAGACAGTGCCCCCTTTGAACTACTGTTCATGATAAACACCAGTATCCTCTTGATTTTTACCTTCTTTGCCCTGCTCATCCATTTTGAGGGGTGGAGGATATCTTTCTATTGGAATGTTGCAGTGAATCGTGTTCTTGGttttaaagaaatagagagaCAGCCGGAGCAGTTTGAATATGCAGCCTACGTGGTTCATGCCCACCACAATAAAGATTGGGTCTGGGAACACTTCGTCCTGATAGAAGAACAAGATCCGTCTCTGAAATTTTGTCTGGAAGAAAGGGACTTTGAGGCAGGTGTCCTTGAACTGGAAGCAATTGTTAATAGCATCAGGAGgagcagaaaaattatttttgtcataACACGGCACCTATTACAAGATCCATTATGCAAAAG aTTCAAGGTGCACCACGCAGTTCAGCAAGCTATTAAACAAAACCTGGATTCTATCATACTGATCTTTCTTGAAGAGATTCCAGATTATAAATTGAACCACGCACTCTGTTTGCGAAGAGGAATGTTTAAATCTCGGTGCATCTTGAACTGGCCAGttcaaaaagaaaggataaatgcTTTTCATCATCAGTTGCAAGTAGCACTAGGATCCAGGAATACAGcacattaa